One genomic window of Sporosarcina ureae includes the following:
- a CDS encoding AEC family transporter yields the protein MEYLLIVFVNVITPMLILLAIGVSLQIKFTFNVKELGNILTYCLIPAAVFMNLYHTVIDIDILLDVFIFVLLFTTTLILTGHVFSKLLRLNRQQTAVMKNSIVLINSGNYGLPVSQLVFHENPLGVSIQIVLIVYQNLLTYSYGLYNLVSSTQSGKDIVKQFLRMPIIHALWLGALLNLADIQLPQFIELPISHLSDAFIAIALITLGAQLAQIKVKTLWNRLIYLSAIGRLIISPTVALLLILLLGIEGVTAQSLWIASSFPTSRNSSTLALEYDVEPELAAQIVLFNTVASSFTVGVVIYLSSLLFG from the coding sequence GTGGAGTACTTACTCATAGTCTTTGTAAATGTTATCACACCGATGCTTATTTTATTAGCAATAGGCGTTTCTTTACAAATAAAATTTACTTTTAATGTTAAGGAATTGGGGAATATTCTGACATACTGTTTAATACCCGCTGCCGTGTTCATGAACTTATATCATACTGTCATTGATATAGACATCCTACTTGACGTATTCATATTTGTACTATTATTTACGACCACTTTAATACTTACTGGCCATGTATTTAGTAAGCTCTTGCGTTTGAATCGCCAGCAGACCGCCGTAATGAAAAACAGTATTGTTCTAATTAACTCAGGAAACTATGGATTACCTGTCAGTCAGCTAGTCTTTCATGAGAATCCACTCGGGGTGTCTATTCAGATCGTTTTGATCGTCTATCAGAACTTACTGACGTATTCATATGGATTGTATAATCTCGTATCTTCCACGCAGTCCGGGAAAGATATTGTGAAACAGTTCCTTCGAATGCCAATTATCCATGCTTTGTGGCTAGGTGCTTTGCTTAACTTGGCAGATATCCAGTTGCCACAGTTTATCGAGTTGCCAATCAGTCATTTATCGGATGCTTTTATCGCCATCGCGCTCATTACACTTGGCGCGCAGTTAGCGCAGATTAAAGTGAAGACACTGTGGAACCGTTTGATCTACTTAAGCGCTATCGGTCGACTCATTATCTCACCCACCGTGGCGTTGTTGTTGATTTTATTACTAGGGATAGAAGGTGTAACGGCACAATCACTCTGGATTGCCAGCTCGTTTCCAACTTCGCGAAATAGCTCCACGCTAGCATTGGAATACGATGTTGAGCCCGAGCTAGCAGCCCAAATCGTCTTGTTCAACACCGTAGCTAGCAGCTTTACAGTAGGCGTAGTGATTTATCTTTCCTCCCTACTGTTTGGGTAA
- a CDS encoding ABC transporter ATP-binding protein, whose protein sequence is MLKLDQVNKVFNEATPDEKVALDQINLHLQPGDFVTVIGSNGAGKSTMMNMISGALTPDFGSIYIDNKDVTRLAEFKRSKMIGRVFQDPMSGTAPTMTIEENLAMAYSRNRPRSLHRGVDKKRKDLFRTSLETLHLNLENRMTASVGLLSGGERQALSLLMATFTQPSILLLDEHTAALDPSRAELITDLTKRLVEKDQLTTLMVTHNMQQALDLGNRLIMMDKGQIILEVEEEQKQHLTIAKLMDEFQRIRGEQLTNDAALLSI, encoded by the coding sequence TTGTTGAAACTGGATCAAGTCAATAAAGTATTTAATGAAGCGACTCCAGATGAGAAAGTAGCGCTGGACCAGATTAACTTACATTTACAACCGGGTGATTTCGTTACCGTCATAGGTAGTAACGGGGCAGGGAAATCTACCATGATGAATATGATTTCTGGCGCATTGACACCGGATTTTGGCTCTATTTATATCGATAACAAAGACGTCACACGTTTGGCGGAATTTAAACGTTCCAAAATGATTGGACGAGTATTCCAAGATCCGATGTCAGGTACAGCACCCACAATGACGATTGAAGAGAATTTAGCGATGGCGTATTCTCGCAACCGCCCACGGTCATTGCACCGCGGAGTAGATAAGAAACGGAAGGACTTATTCCGTACATCACTTGAAACATTGCACTTGAATCTTGAGAATCGGATGACAGCGAGTGTTGGACTGTTGTCAGGTGGTGAACGTCAAGCGTTGTCATTGTTGATGGCGACTTTTACGCAACCTTCTATTTTGTTGTTAGATGAGCATACGGCTGCACTTGATCCATCCCGCGCAGAGCTGATTACCGATTTAACGAAACGCTTAGTTGAGAAAGATCAACTAACGACGTTGATGGTAACGCATAATATGCAACAGGCACTTGACCTTGGCAATCGCTTAATAATGATGGATAAGGGTCAAATTATACTAGAGGTGGAAGAAGAGCAGAAACAGCACTTAACTATTGCGAAATTAATGGATGAATTTCAACGTATTCGTGGAGAACAACTTACGAATGATGCAGCTTTACTCTCTATATAA
- a CDS encoding CynX/NimT family MFS transporter: MEKERPSKHLHFPKSQWVLLAGILFLAATIRSPLTSVGPIIGNIRDQLQISNSLAGFLTTIPLLAFAIVSPFTPRLAKRFGMSRTLFYAMIILLLGIIMRSVGNSILLLIGTFLIGVGIAFANVLLPSLLKLSFPLHIGLMTGLYSVSMSISATLASGIASPIANETVYGWQGALGIWGVITLLAIIVWIPQIRKKKEVIKTAQKNMKTKPALPIWRSPLAWSITIFMGLQSFLFYTTASWIPVVLQTNGMTADAAGWMLALVQLAQLPMMFIIPVVADKVRDQRILVVAVFACYLIGYGGVQFGSEALTALWMIFIGLGGGSAFGLAMMFFTLRTNTPDQAASISGMAQSIGYLLASVGPVLFGILHDFTGSWTAPLYTFIVVATILFISGMYAGKKRYISLEPKQNES; this comes from the coding sequence ATGGAAAAAGAACGACCAAGTAAACATCTACATTTCCCTAAAAGTCAGTGGGTGTTATTAGCGGGTATTTTATTTTTAGCCGCTACCATCCGTTCCCCACTCACTTCTGTCGGACCTATTATCGGAAACATTCGCGATCAACTGCAAATTTCTAATTCGTTGGCCGGATTTCTGACTACAATCCCATTACTGGCATTTGCCATTGTATCACCTTTTACACCTCGCCTTGCGAAACGGTTTGGCATGTCACGAACGCTTTTCTATGCGATGATTATTTTACTGTTAGGCATCATCATGCGTTCTGTCGGCAATAGTATATTGCTACTGATTGGTACATTTTTAATTGGGGTAGGAATCGCTTTTGCAAACGTCCTATTGCCAAGTCTTCTTAAACTGAGCTTCCCCTTACATATCGGATTGATGACGGGTCTGTACTCAGTATCTATGAGTATATCTGCAACACTCGCTTCTGGTATCGCTTCTCCCATCGCCAATGAAACAGTATATGGCTGGCAAGGTGCGTTAGGCATTTGGGGAGTCATTACATTGTTAGCCATTATCGTATGGATTCCTCAGATACGTAAAAAGAAAGAAGTCATCAAAACAGCTCAGAAAAACATGAAGACAAAACCTGCTCTCCCTATTTGGCGTTCGCCACTAGCCTGGAGCATCACGATTTTCATGGGACTGCAATCGTTCCTATTTTATACGACAGCTTCATGGATTCCAGTTGTGTTGCAAACCAATGGCATGACTGCTGATGCTGCTGGATGGATGTTAGCGCTTGTCCAACTTGCACAATTGCCTATGATGTTCATCATACCAGTCGTTGCGGATAAAGTACGCGATCAACGTATCCTTGTCGTAGCTGTTTTCGCCTGTTATTTAATTGGCTACGGTGGCGTACAGTTTGGAAGCGAAGCTCTGACTGCACTTTGGATGATTTTCATCGGTCTGGGTGGCGGTTCAGCATTCGGACTAGCTATGATGTTCTTCACTTTACGTACGAATACACCAGACCAAGCGGCTTCAATTTCCGGAATGGCGCAGTCGATTGGCTACTTACTAGCGTCTGTTGGTCCTGTGTTGTTCGGTATTCTACATGACTTTACTGGTTCATGGACAGCACCACTGTATACCTTCATAGTGGTCGCAACTATTCTATTTATCAGTGGAATGTACGCAGGGAAAAAGCGTTATATTTCGCTTGAACCCAAACAGAATGAGTCGTAA
- a CDS encoding DUF2971 domain-containing protein translates to MADILYHYYGVRIGISTNLFNFDLDENGIPLPSNKIMTENDVCISPPYSSQLIPVTYTKDDDLINPTVGKIDKNICNKCGRKTSDLNLQTNYIGRFKREYWSGQSEWRYILIAIPKEYYRNNEREGIATRLIKGSFNHVRQVFIG, encoded by the coding sequence ATGGCAGACATTTTATATCATTACTATGGAGTTAGAATTGGAATTTCAACAAATCTATTCAATTTTGATTTAGATGAGAATGGTATTCCGTTACCAAGTAATAAAATAATGACGGAAAATGATGTATGCATATCTCCACCGTATTCTTCACAGCTTATACCAGTAACCTATACTAAAGATGATGACTTAATTAACCCAACTGTTGGAAAAATAGATAAGAACATCTGTAATAAATGTGGAAGAAAAACATCCGATTTAAATCTGCAAACTAATTATATAGGTCGATTTAAAAGAGAATATTGGTCTGGACAATCGGAATGGAGATACATATTAATTGCAATCCCAAAAGAATATTATCGTAATAATGAACGTGAAGGGATAGCCACTAGACTAATAAAAGGTTCATTCAATCATGTTAGACAAGTCTTTATCGGTTAA
- a CDS encoding pseudouridine-5'-phosphate glycosidase, producing the protein MRRYVSYSEEVKEAMKYGKPLVALESTIITYGMPYPENVKAAREVQQIVRDHGAVPATIAIMDGKIKIGLTDEELERFGDSKGVVKASRRDISYLIATKKPGATTVAASMFFADLARIRVFTTGAIGGVHRGVEQTMDISADLEEFARTSVAVVCSGAKSILDIGKTLEYLETKGVPVMGYQTDIFPAFYTRSSTHHVDYRVDEIDMIAEMLRVKWNLGLEGSAIIANPIPEEYAMDQDYMDGLVSDALKEAEQMGISGKNLTPHMLKKVQEMTGGKSLEANIALVKSNAELAAKLAVSFNGN; encoded by the coding sequence ATGAGAAGATATGTTTCGTATTCAGAAGAAGTGAAAGAAGCGATGAAATACGGCAAGCCGCTAGTCGCATTGGAATCCACAATTATTACGTACGGTATGCCATATCCTGAGAATGTGAAAGCTGCACGTGAAGTTCAACAGATTGTGCGTGATCATGGCGCGGTCCCGGCGACGATTGCAATTATGGACGGAAAAATAAAAATAGGGCTAACTGATGAAGAGTTGGAACGGTTCGGGGACAGCAAAGGTGTTGTCAAAGCATCTAGACGCGATATCAGTTACTTAATTGCTACTAAGAAACCTGGTGCAACGACGGTTGCCGCATCGATGTTCTTTGCTGACTTGGCGAGGATCCGTGTATTCACGACTGGGGCCATTGGTGGTGTGCATAGAGGTGTGGAACAAACGATGGATATTTCTGCGGATCTTGAAGAGTTTGCCCGTACAAGTGTAGCAGTTGTTTGTTCAGGAGCAAAATCTATTTTGGATATCGGTAAAACACTTGAGTATTTGGAAACAAAAGGTGTGCCGGTAATGGGGTATCAAACAGATATTTTTCCTGCCTTTTACACAAGAAGCAGTACACATCATGTAGACTACCGAGTGGATGAAATCGACATGATCGCAGAAATGTTGCGTGTCAAATGGAATTTAGGCTTGGAGGGGAGTGCGATTATCGCTAATCCAATTCCTGAAGAATATGCAATGGATCAGGACTATATGGATGGATTGGTTTCAGATGCACTTAAAGAAGCAGAACAAATGGGCATTAGCGGAAAGAACCTCACACCTCATATGTTAAAAAAGGTTCAGGAAATGACAGGCGGTAAAAGTCTGGAGGCCAATATTGCATTGGTGAAGTCAAACGCTGAACTTGCAGCAAAATTGGCAGTGAGTTTTAACGGTAATTAA
- a CDS encoding ABC transporter permease, whose translation MFSAVFGSVEQGIIYAIMALGVYLTFRVLDFPDLTVDGSFVTGAAVAATMIVFDYHPLVATLTAILVGFFAGCITGLLHTKGKINPLLSGILMMIALYSINLRIMGLTTENSVGRPNIPLLNSETIFSKFQGFWSNLGIDEAINGFLSGLGLEHLPSTWGTVVLMILVVVIIKFIADWFLQTEVGLAIRATGDNKKMIRSFSANTDTLVILGLGISNALVAFSGSLIAQYGKFADNGMGIGMIIIGLASVIIGEAIFGTKTIFRTTLAVVIGAVIYRIVLGLSLKVKILDSGDMKLITAVIVIAALIIPQILEKRREKVRKAKRQSERMAIKSSKGGHSVVETGSSQ comes from the coding sequence ATGTTTTCAGCTGTATTTGGCTCAGTTGAGCAGGGTATCATCTATGCGATCATGGCACTCGGAGTGTATCTAACATTCCGGGTGCTTGATTTTCCAGATTTAACAGTGGACGGAAGTTTTGTAACAGGCGCAGCAGTAGCGGCTACGATGATTGTATTTGATTATCATCCACTTGTTGCAACACTTACCGCGATCTTGGTTGGCTTTTTTGCTGGATGTATAACAGGCTTATTACATACCAAAGGAAAAATCAATCCACTCCTATCCGGAATCCTCATGATGATAGCTCTGTACTCGATAAACCTTCGGATAATGGGACTAACTACAGAAAATTCAGTAGGCCGCCCGAATATTCCGCTTTTAAATTCAGAAACGATTTTCAGTAAGTTCCAAGGTTTCTGGAGTAATCTTGGAATTGATGAAGCAATCAATGGTTTCTTATCAGGACTTGGTTTGGAACATTTACCATCGACTTGGGGAACGGTAGTTCTGATGATTCTAGTCGTGGTGATCATTAAATTCATAGCGGACTGGTTCTTGCAAACCGAAGTCGGTTTGGCCATTCGCGCGACTGGCGATAATAAAAAAATGATTCGCAGTTTCTCTGCCAATACAGATACTCTCGTTATTCTCGGATTAGGAATTTCTAATGCGTTGGTAGCTTTCTCAGGTTCATTGATTGCACAGTATGGAAAATTCGCTGATAACGGTATGGGGATTGGCATGATCATCATCGGATTGGCTTCTGTTATTATCGGTGAAGCGATATTCGGGACGAAAACCATTTTCCGTACAACACTAGCCGTGGTTATTGGTGCCGTAATCTACAGAATCGTACTTGGACTGTCGTTAAAAGTGAAAATTCTCGATTCAGGTGATATGAAATTGATTACTGCAGTCATCGTAATAGCGGCATTAATTATTCCGCAGATTCTCGAAAAGAGACGGGAAAAAGTACGTAAAGCGAAAAGACAATCTGAACGAATGGCGATAAAGTCATCAAAAGGAGGTCATAGCGTTGTTGAAACTGGATCAAGTCAATAA
- a CDS encoding branched-chain amino acid aminotransferase, which yields MIMTRLPMHIQLAQNKKEKPDPSSLVFGKSFTDHMLIIDYEEGKGWHNHRITPYAPLTLDPAAIVLHYGQTVFEGMKAYRSEEGTIRLFRPDQNMKRLNYSLDRLCMPRIDEENALYALNQLLQIEQDWIPTLEGTSLYIRPFVIATEAFLGVAPAKNYQFFMILSPVGSYYKEGIHPVKILVENEFVRAAKGGTGSAKTAGNYASALKAQETADKQGYSQVLWLDSVERKYVEEVGSMNIFFKINGEVITPAINGSILEGITRKSILQLLRHWNMPVVERQISMDEIRSAYENGELEEVFGTGTAAVISPVGELNWDGYKMIIGNGQTGELSSLLYNTLTNIQTGKERDPFNWVYEIKKHVAKLA from the coding sequence ATGATTATGACGAGATTACCTATGCACATTCAACTTGCACAAAATAAAAAAGAAAAGCCAGATCCTAGCTCTCTAGTCTTTGGAAAATCATTTACAGACCACATGCTCATTATAGACTATGAGGAAGGCAAAGGTTGGCATAATCATCGCATCACTCCTTACGCTCCTTTAACACTTGACCCAGCTGCAATCGTCTTACATTATGGACAAACGGTTTTCGAAGGAATGAAGGCGTATCGTTCAGAAGAAGGAACCATTCGCTTGTTCCGTCCAGATCAAAATATGAAACGCCTGAATTATTCACTCGATCGTCTATGTATGCCACGAATCGATGAGGAGAACGCATTGTACGCACTTAACCAGTTGCTGCAAATCGAGCAAGATTGGATTCCTACACTAGAAGGAACCTCATTATATATCCGCCCATTTGTCATTGCAACAGAAGCTTTCCTAGGTGTGGCACCAGCTAAAAATTATCAATTTTTCATGATTCTATCTCCTGTTGGCTCGTACTATAAAGAAGGGATTCATCCAGTGAAAATCCTCGTGGAAAATGAATTCGTCCGTGCTGCAAAAGGCGGAACGGGTAGCGCTAAAACTGCCGGTAACTACGCATCTGCTTTAAAGGCCCAGGAGACAGCAGACAAACAAGGGTACTCCCAAGTTCTATGGCTTGATAGCGTCGAGCGTAAATACGTTGAAGAAGTAGGTAGTATGAATATCTTCTTCAAAATCAATGGTGAAGTCATAACACCCGCGATCAACGGCAGTATTCTTGAGGGAATTACTCGAAAATCAATTTTACAGTTACTGAGACACTGGAATATGCCAGTTGTAGAGCGTCAAATCTCGATGGATGAAATCCGATCCGCCTATGAAAATGGAGAACTGGAAGAAGTATTCGGCACAGGTACAGCTGCTGTTATTTCTCCTGTTGGAGAACTGAATTGGGATGGGTATAAAATGATCATCGGTAACGGTCAAACGGGTGAACTATCTTCACTTCTTTATAACACGTTAACGAATATTCAAACAGGTAAAGAACGAGATCCATTTAATTGGGTATATGAAATTAAGAAACATGTAGCAAAGCTTGCTTAG
- a CDS encoding NAD(P)/FAD-dependent oxidoreductase codes for MKKVLIIGAGIVGASAAYHLSTQYAEVVLIDRQEPGQATKAAAGIICPWASQRRNKAWYALASAGAAYYPEFIRSLEEQGEVETGYKKVGALAIHTDVNRLEKKVELLNKRKEHAPEIGEVELLDTEQAASYFPVLSDEYAAVRISGAAKVEGDQLLSALERVAVKRGVQYIKGSAIPYIKEGKVCGVMVDGQIIEGDQIIIAAGAWASEFTESFGKKLQVTGQKAQILHLQSNHEASGEWPVIMPPSTQYLVPFQAGRFVAGATHEDTDDYDIQPTAGGILEVLSNTLPIAPVLSEAVLAEVRVGIRPHTPNFMPVIGRLPDHPQVWVANGLGSSGLTVGPLLGKLLSQLVLGQETGWDLEHYSINQIIVDEH; via the coding sequence ATGAAAAAAGTATTGATTATAGGTGCTGGAATCGTTGGTGCTTCTGCTGCTTATCATTTGTCTACGCAATATGCAGAAGTCGTTCTAATCGACAGACAGGAGCCTGGACAGGCCACAAAAGCCGCAGCGGGCATTATTTGTCCATGGGCATCTCAGCGCCGCAATAAGGCTTGGTATGCATTAGCGTCAGCTGGAGCCGCCTATTATCCGGAATTCATTCGTTCATTGGAAGAGCAGGGCGAGGTGGAAACAGGATATAAGAAAGTGGGTGCTTTGGCGATTCATACTGATGTAAACCGTTTGGAAAAGAAAGTTGAGTTATTGAATAAAAGAAAAGAACATGCACCCGAGATTGGAGAAGTGGAATTACTAGATACAGAGCAGGCGGCTAGCTATTTTCCTGTGTTATCGGATGAATATGCAGCTGTTCGTATTTCTGGTGCGGCAAAAGTCGAAGGAGATCAACTACTTAGTGCATTGGAACGTGTGGCAGTTAAACGAGGAGTGCAATATATAAAAGGTTCCGCTATACCGTACATAAAGGAAGGGAAAGTCTGTGGTGTTATGGTGGATGGGCAAATTATTGAAGGAGATCAAATCATTATAGCGGCAGGTGCATGGGCTAGTGAATTTACAGAGTCATTTGGTAAGAAACTTCAAGTAACAGGACAGAAAGCGCAAATCCTACATTTACAATCAAATCATGAAGCGTCAGGTGAATGGCCAGTCATCATGCCGCCGAGCACTCAGTACCTCGTGCCATTTCAAGCCGGCAGATTCGTTGCGGGTGCAACACACGAAGATACTGATGATTACGATATTCAACCGACAGCAGGTGGAATACTGGAGGTATTGTCGAATACTTTACCCATTGCACCTGTACTGAGCGAAGCAGTATTGGCTGAAGTCCGTGTGGGCATTCGTCCACATACACCGAATTTTATGCCGGTCATTGGTCGATTACCTGATCATCCGCAAGTTTGGGTTGCGAATGGTCTTGGTTCATCTGGTTTAACAGTAGGACCTCTTCTTGGCAAGCTGTTATCCCAGCTAGTGCTAGGCCAAGAGACTGGATGGGACTTAGAACACTACTCTATTAACCAAATAATTGTCGATGAACATTGA
- a CDS encoding xanthine phosphoribosyltransferase has protein sequence MELLKNKIRQEGNVLSEEVLKVDSFLNHQIDPLLMQEIGREFVRRFSDQNITKIITIESSGIAPATMAGMILGVPVVFARKRKSLTLTDHLYSAKVYSFTKKESNDISVSKDFISNEDTVLLIDDFLANGQAALGLIDIAKQAGATIAGVGIVIEKCFQPGGDLIRKEGVRLESLAELQSLNNGEVQFVGEENN, from the coding sequence GTGGAGTTGCTAAAAAATAAGATTCGACAAGAAGGTAATGTATTATCGGAAGAGGTACTGAAAGTGGATTCGTTCTTGAATCATCAAATTGATCCATTACTGATGCAAGAAATCGGAAGAGAGTTTGTTAGACGATTCAGCGATCAAAATATCACAAAGATCATCACGATTGAATCTTCAGGTATTGCTCCAGCTACAATGGCGGGAATGATATTGGGCGTTCCGGTAGTGTTTGCCAGAAAGCGTAAATCACTTACATTGACGGATCATTTATACTCCGCGAAAGTATATTCTTTCACTAAGAAAGAATCGAATGATATTTCTGTTTCTAAAGATTTTATTTCAAATGAAGATACGGTATTGCTCATCGATGATTTCCTTGCCAATGGACAAGCTGCACTAGGACTCATAGATATCGCAAAACAAGCAGGTGCCACTATCGCAGGTGTTGGCATTGTCATTGAAAAGTGCTTCCAGCCAGGCGGGGATTTGATTCGTAAAGAAGGCGTACGTTTAGAGTCGCTAGCGGAGCTTCAGTCACTGAATAACGGTGAAGTTCAATTTGTTGGGGAGGAAAATAACTGA
- a CDS encoding exodeoxyribonuclease III, which yields MKVVSWNVNGIRACVKKGFSDFFEQVQADIFCIQEIKCQEGQIDLSFEGYESYWNYAEKKGYSGTAVFTKKTPLSVRNGLNDLDHEAEGRVLTLEFEEFFLVNCYTPNSQRDLARLSFRLAWEDDLLEHLQSLNAIKPVIYCGDLNVAHEEIDIRNVKSNIGNSGFTYEERGKMTRLLDTGFIDTFRFMNPGLKESYTWWSYMRDVRARNIGWRIDYIIISERLQSALKTTAIHSEIMGSDHCPISAELEI from the coding sequence TTGAAAGTAGTGTCTTGGAACGTGAACGGTATTAGAGCCTGTGTAAAAAAAGGTTTCAGTGACTTTTTTGAACAAGTACAGGCAGATATATTCTGTATACAGGAGATCAAATGTCAAGAAGGACAAATTGACCTTTCTTTTGAAGGGTATGAATCCTACTGGAACTATGCAGAGAAAAAAGGATATTCAGGTACGGCGGTCTTTACGAAGAAAACACCTCTTTCTGTACGTAATGGATTGAATGATCTGGACCATGAAGCAGAGGGACGAGTGCTGACGCTAGAATTTGAAGAATTCTTTCTCGTCAATTGTTATACGCCCAATTCACAGCGGGACTTAGCGCGATTATCATTTCGACTGGCATGGGAAGATGATTTACTTGAGCATTTACAGTCATTGAATGCCATCAAGCCCGTCATTTATTGCGGAGATTTGAACGTAGCGCATGAAGAAATTGATATTCGTAACGTTAAATCTAATATTGGCAATTCGGGATTCACGTATGAAGAACGCGGGAAAATGACGCGATTGTTAGACACTGGATTCATTGATACGTTTCGTTTTATGAATCCGGGTCTAAAAGAGAGTTATACCTGGTGGTCGTATATGCGCGACGTACGTGCACGTAATATTGGTTGGCGCATCGATTACATTATTATTTCAGAGCGTCTTCAGTCGGCTCTAAAAACAACAGCCATTCATTCAGAAATCATGGGCAGTGATCATTGTCCGATTTCTGCGGAATTAGAAATATAA
- a CDS encoding nucleobase:cation symporter-2 family protein — MKTTLLGFQHLLAMYAGAVLVPLIVGNAIGLTPTQLTYLVSIDILMCGIATLLQISRNKYFGVGLPVVLGCTFTAVGPMILIGNDYGISAIYGAVIASGVIIFFISRFFGSLVKFFPPIVTGSVVTIIGITLIPVAINNMGGGQGAEDFGSMTNVLLSFGTLLFIVLLFRFTSGFMQSIAILLGLVGGTIAAIFLGIVDFSNVQDASYVHMVMPFYLATPTFHLLPIAIMTLVAMVSLVESTGVYFALGDICEEEIDKKMLEKGYRAEGLASVIGGIFNAFPYTTFSQNVGLMQLSGVKSRRVIFVTAIMLISLGFLPKIAALATIIPPAVLGGAMVAMFGMVVSQGIKMLSPVISKTQDNAMIVACSIGIGLGVSVVPDLFKELPESVQILTSNGIVLGSITAIFLNIIFNMLPSKKKQAVQQAHQAEAMPLSVKEGPSSVLVSATANHK; from the coding sequence ATGAAAACAACACTGCTAGGTTTTCAGCATTTACTTGCTATGTATGCTGGCGCAGTATTGGTACCACTCATTGTGGGGAATGCTATTGGGTTAACTCCTACACAACTGACATATCTTGTTTCAATTGATATTTTAATGTGTGGTATCGCTACGTTGTTGCAAATTTCACGTAATAAATATTTTGGCGTTGGTCTACCCGTGGTTCTTGGGTGTACATTCACAGCTGTAGGTCCCATGATTTTAATAGGCAATGACTATGGAATTTCCGCTATTTACGGAGCGGTTATTGCTTCAGGCGTAATCATTTTCTTCATTAGTCGCTTCTTTGGGAGTCTCGTGAAATTCTTCCCTCCAATCGTTACCGGTTCAGTCGTAACTATTATTGGAATTACATTGATTCCTGTTGCGATCAATAATATGGGCGGTGGACAAGGTGCTGAAGATTTTGGATCGATGACAAATGTTTTACTCTCATTTGGCACGTTATTATTCATTGTCTTACTGTTCCGATTCACTTCAGGTTTTATGCAGTCTATCGCTATTTTGTTAGGTTTAGTTGGTGGTACGATTGCAGCGATATTCCTGGGTATCGTAGATTTCTCCAATGTACAAGATGCTTCTTATGTCCATATGGTGATGCCGTTTTATTTAGCCACTCCTACATTCCATCTACTGCCGATCGCCATTATGACGTTGGTGGCAATGGTGTCACTTGTAGAATCTACTGGAGTATACTTTGCGCTTGGTGATATTTGTGAAGAAGAAATCGACAAAAAAATGTTGGAAAAAGGCTATCGTGCAGAAGGATTGGCTTCCGTTATTGGCGGTATTTTCAATGCATTTCCTTACACGACATTTTCACAAAACGTGGGTTTAATGCAATTATCTGGTGTGAAGTCACGTCGTGTGATATTCGTGACCGCGATTATGTTGATTTCTTTAGGGTTCTTGCCGAAAATAGCGGCTCTTGCAACCATTATCCCACCGGCAGTCCTTGGAGGGGCTATGGTTGCGATGTTCGGAATGGTGGTTTCGCAAGGAATTAAAATGTTGAGTCCTGTTATTTCCAAAACCCAAGATAACGCAATGATTGTAGCGTGTTCCATCGGCATTGGTCTTGGTGTTTCAGTTGTACCGGATCTATTTAAGGAATTACCTGAAAGTGTACAGATCCTAACGAGTAATGGGATTGTACTCGGAAGTATCACGGCAATCTTCTTGAATATCATTTTCAATATGCTTCCTTCAAAAAAGAAGCAAGCTGTCCAACAAGCACATCAAGCGGAAGCTATGCCACTTAGCGTTAAGGAAGGACCATCTTCTGTCTTAGTTAGTGCAACAGCTAATCATAAATAA